The Amycolatopsis sp. 195334CR genome window below encodes:
- a CDS encoding SDR family NAD(P)-dependent oxidoreductase: MPGAIVIGAGQGIGRAVAARFAREGLPIALLARTASTLEAVAAAVGVHGTEVLSLTADAADEASLRGALDAAIDRLGPPEVVVYNAALIQPDAPGELSVREHLAAYTVNVLGALTAATHVLPAMAGGSFLITGGMPEPKAGYTSLSLGKAGVRTLVGLLDHQYGAEGVHVASVTVDGPVAPGTAFDPDDIAEHYWRLHTQPRPEWTAEVLHSGLSRRAR; encoded by the coding sequence ATGCCGGGAGCCATTGTCATCGGAGCGGGCCAGGGCATCGGCCGCGCGGTCGCCGCCCGCTTCGCGAGGGAAGGCCTGCCGATCGCCCTGCTCGCCCGGACTGCTTCCACCCTCGAAGCCGTCGCCGCCGCGGTCGGCGTTCACGGCACCGAAGTGCTCTCGCTGACCGCCGACGCCGCCGACGAAGCCTCGTTGCGCGGCGCGCTCGACGCCGCGATCGACCGGCTCGGGCCGCCGGAGGTCGTGGTCTACAACGCCGCGCTCATCCAGCCCGACGCTCCCGGCGAACTGAGCGTCCGCGAGCACCTGGCGGCGTACACGGTCAACGTGCTCGGCGCGCTGACCGCGGCCACGCACGTCCTGCCCGCGATGGCCGGGGGCTCGTTCCTGATCACCGGCGGCATGCCCGAGCCGAAAGCCGGTTACACCAGTCTGTCCCTGGGCAAGGCCGGGGTGCGCACGCTGGTCGGACTGCTCGACCACCAGTACGGAGCCGAGGGCGTCCACGTGGCTTCGGTGACCGTGGACGGCCCCGTCGCGCCCGGCACCGCCTTCGACCCCGACGACATCGCCGAGCACTACTGGCGGTTGCACACCCAGCCGCGTCCGGAGTGGACGGCCGAGGTGCTCCACAGTGGACTCAGCCGTCGTGCGCGGTGA
- a CDS encoding cutinase family protein: protein MKRISAFLAGVMATAGVVLAGAPAAQAQSCEGTYTIVVGGTGDNNSAAPYWGGNISQRVGYPAQPIGINARQGVNELNRLIRDHRNACQDQHVKAIGFSLGAAVVHTWVTENWETFDNVNAVLIADPKRAGDPGAPGAAAHPLVAPVAGFPLSGADDFFGDVPVLTLCTDDIICDANAASGLPGYLWEGKHGNYNFNVDTYADDASGQWFNGVFYP from the coding sequence ATGAAGAGGATTTCCGCATTTCTCGCCGGGGTCATGGCCACCGCGGGCGTGGTGCTCGCCGGGGCGCCCGCGGCGCAGGCCCAGTCGTGCGAGGGCACCTACACGATCGTGGTCGGCGGGACGGGGGACAACAACTCCGCCGCGCCCTACTGGGGTGGCAACATCAGCCAGCGCGTCGGCTACCCCGCCCAGCCGATCGGCATCAACGCCCGGCAGGGGGTGAACGAACTGAACCGGCTGATCCGCGACCACCGCAACGCCTGCCAGGACCAGCACGTCAAGGCGATCGGCTTCTCGCTGGGCGCGGCCGTGGTGCACACCTGGGTCACCGAGAACTGGGAGACCTTCGACAACGTCAACGCGGTGCTGATCGCCGACCCGAAGCGGGCGGGCGACCCGGGCGCGCCCGGTGCCGCCGCGCACCCGCTCGTCGCGCCGGTGGCCGGGTTCCCGCTGTCGGGGGCCGACGACTTCTTCGGCGACGTCCCGGTGCTCACCCTGTGCACCGACGACATCATCTGCGACGCGAACGCCGCCTCCGGCCTGCCGGGTTACCTGTGGGAGGGCAAGCACGGCAACTACAACTTCAACGTCGACACCTACGCCGACGACGCCAGCGGGCAGTGGTTCAACGGCGTCTTCTACCCGTGA
- a CDS encoding glutamate--cysteine ligase, producing MSTMGVEEEFVLVDAHRVPVPIADKVCHTAGSPAVRRELRDTQIEVATGICRTAAELEDQLTTGRELVTRAAAEHGAMPMATGTPAEPSPPPGRGRGRGRAIDDRFRAVVTDYEACGCHVHIGLEDRDTAVAVVNHVAPWLPTLLALSVNSPFHAGHDTGYASWRMVQQSRFPGSGIPPWFADFAAYERAVDRLVDCGVLIDADMSFWLLRLSTKFPTVEFRTADTASTVGEAVLQALLSRALVHRALSDLAAGREAAPCDPQVAAAAVWAAARHGLTGPGVDVRLGTPKPAEVLVAELLVHLRPALADQGDWATVHELVEWLHHHGTGAERQRA from the coding sequence ATGAGCACGATGGGCGTCGAGGAGGAGTTCGTGCTCGTCGACGCCCATCGGGTGCCGGTCCCGATCGCCGACAAGGTGTGCCACACGGCCGGGAGCCCGGCGGTCCGGCGTGAACTGCGGGACACCCAGATCGAGGTGGCCACCGGCATCTGCCGCACCGCCGCCGAACTCGAGGACCAGCTGACCACCGGCCGCGAGCTGGTCACCCGCGCGGCCGCCGAGCACGGCGCGATGCCGATGGCGACCGGCACGCCCGCCGAACCCTCACCGCCGCCCGGCCGGGGACGCGGGCGCGGCCGGGCCATCGACGACCGGTTCCGCGCGGTCGTCACCGACTACGAGGCCTGCGGTTGCCATGTCCACATCGGACTCGAAGACCGCGACACCGCGGTGGCCGTGGTCAACCACGTGGCCCCGTGGCTGCCGACGCTGCTGGCGCTGTCGGTCAACTCCCCGTTCCACGCCGGGCACGACACGGGGTACGCCAGCTGGCGCATGGTGCAGCAGTCCCGTTTTCCCGGCTCCGGGATCCCGCCGTGGTTCGCCGACTTCGCGGCCTACGAGCGCGCGGTCGACCGGCTGGTGGACTGCGGCGTGCTGATCGACGCGGACATGAGCTTCTGGCTGCTGCGGCTGTCCACCAAGTTCCCGACCGTCGAGTTCCGGACCGCCGATACCGCGAGCACGGTCGGCGAGGCGGTATTGCAGGCGTTGCTCTCCCGCGCACTCGTGCACCGCGCGCTGTCGGACCTGGCTGCCGGACGTGAGGCCGCCCCCTGCGATCCGCAGGTCGCCGCCGCCGCGGTGTGGGCGGCGGCCCGCCACGGTCTCACCGGCCCCGGCGTGGACGTCCGGCTGGGCACCCCGAAACCCGCCGAGGTGCTGGTCGCCGAACTCCTGGTGCACCTGCGTCCCGCCCTGGCGGACCAGGGCGACTGGGCGACCGTGCACGAACTCGTCGAATGGCTGCACCACCACGGAACCGGCGCCGAGCGGCAGCGCGCCTAG
- a CDS encoding zinc-binding dehydrogenase, which produces MHAIVLHEYGPAANLRYETVPDPEPGPGQVRIAVRAAGVHFIETVMRTGVQTGLAPPPPELPSIFGGEVAGTVESVGPEVDAAWLGARVVVSASEPGGYAELAVAEVSALHRVPAEVGFEAAVAMVVTGTTALQFLDVAELTAEDTVLITSAAGGIGQLLVQYARGLGATVIGAAGGPEKVEVVRALGADLVLDYNEPGWEKAVDGRPVTVVLDGVGGAKAEAAYRLLADGGRLLTIGTSSQQDHVPDPELAAARGITTRNALLDLLGRLDEGPAYEVRALAAVAEGKLVPAVHAFPLAEAAAAHAALENRATSGKVVLVP; this is translated from the coding sequence ATGCACGCAATCGTTCTGCACGAATACGGCCCCGCGGCGAACCTGCGCTACGAAACGGTGCCCGACCCCGAGCCTGGGCCCGGTCAGGTGCGCATCGCGGTCCGCGCCGCCGGGGTGCACTTCATCGAAACGGTGATGCGCACCGGCGTCCAGACCGGGCTCGCGCCACCGCCGCCCGAGCTGCCGTCGATCTTCGGTGGCGAGGTCGCGGGCACGGTCGAATCGGTTGGCCCGGAGGTGGACGCCGCCTGGCTGGGCGCGCGGGTGGTCGTCTCCGCGAGCGAGCCCGGCGGTTACGCGGAACTGGCGGTCGCCGAGGTGTCCGCGTTGCACCGCGTTCCCGCCGAGGTCGGGTTCGAGGCGGCGGTCGCGATGGTGGTCACCGGCACCACCGCGCTTCAGTTCCTCGACGTCGCCGAGCTGACCGCCGAGGACACCGTCCTGATCACCTCGGCCGCCGGCGGGATCGGGCAGCTGCTGGTGCAGTACGCACGCGGTCTCGGCGCCACCGTGATCGGCGCGGCGGGTGGCCCGGAGAAGGTGGAGGTCGTGCGGGCGCTCGGCGCCGACCTGGTGCTGGACTACAACGAGCCGGGGTGGGAAAAGGCCGTCGACGGGCGTCCGGTCACCGTGGTCCTCGACGGCGTCGGTGGCGCGAAGGCCGAAGCCGCCTACCGCCTGCTCGCCGATGGGGGCCGGCTCCTCACCATCGGCACGTCGTCGCAGCAGGACCACGTGCCGGACCCGGAACTGGCCGCCGCGCGCGGCATCACCACCAGAAACGCGCTCCTCGACCTCCTCGGGCGGCTCGACGAGGGCCCGGCGTACGAAGTCCGGGCGCTGGCCGCGGTGGCTGAGGGAAAGCTCGTTCCCGCCGTGCACGCGTTCCCGCTCGCCGAAGCCGCCGCCGCGCACGCGGCCCTGGAAAACCGCGCCACCAGCGGGAAGGTGGTGCTGGTTCCCTAG
- a CDS encoding VOC family protein, with amino-acid sequence MSVRRVMPVVQSEKERENREFYGLLGFEEVMNHGWIVTLASPDNPGAQLSFMTADKTAPVCPEVSIEVDDVDAAYAEFLASGAEIVHPLQDEEWGVRRFFVRDPNGRVVNVLSHR; translated from the coding sequence ATGTCCGTGCGCCGTGTGATGCCCGTTGTCCAGTCCGAGAAGGAGCGGGAGAACCGCGAGTTCTACGGCCTGCTCGGTTTCGAGGAGGTGATGAACCACGGTTGGATCGTGACGCTGGCGTCGCCGGACAACCCGGGGGCGCAGCTCAGCTTCATGACGGCGGACAAAACCGCGCCGGTGTGCCCGGAGGTCAGCATCGAAGTGGACGATGTGGACGCCGCGTACGCGGAATTCCTGGCCAGTGGCGCGGAAATCGTGCACCCGCTGCAGGACGAGGAGTGGGGCGTGCGGCGGTTCTTCGTCCGCGATCCGAACGGCCGCGTGGTGAACGTGCTCAGCCACCGCTGA
- the argG gene encoding argininosuccinate synthase, protein MSKVLTSLPTGERVGIAFSGGLDTSVAVAWMRDKGALPCTYTADIGQYDEPDIASVPGRATAYGAEIARLVDCRAALVEEGLAALSCGAFHIRSAGRVYFNTTPLGRAVTGTLLVRAMLEDDVQIWGDGSTFKGNDIERFYRYGLLANPQLRIYKPWLDSAFVTELGGRKEMSEWLQEHGLPYRDSTEKAYSTDANIWGATHEAKTLEHLDTGIETVDPIMGVRFWDPEVEIPAEDVTIGFDQGRPVSINGKEFGSAVELVMEANAIGGRHGMGMSDQIENRVIEAKSRGIYEAPGMALLHAAYERLVNAIHNEDTLAQYHNEGRRLGRLMYEGRWLDPQALMVRESLQRWVGTAVIGEVTLRLRRGDDYSILDTTGPAFSYHPDKLSMERTEDSAFGPGDRIGQLTMRNLDIADSRAKLEQYAGLGLVGSTHPKLIGAAQAASTGLIGAMPEGGAEAIASRGRASSDAVLDRAAMEFGTD, encoded by the coding sequence ATGTCCAAGGTTCTCACCTCCCTGCCCACCGGCGAACGGGTCGGCATCGCCTTCTCGGGTGGCCTCGACACCTCCGTCGCGGTCGCCTGGATGCGCGACAAGGGTGCGCTCCCCTGCACCTACACCGCCGACATCGGCCAGTACGACGAGCCCGACATCGCCTCGGTGCCCGGCCGCGCGACCGCCTACGGCGCGGAGATCGCGCGACTGGTCGACTGCCGCGCGGCGCTGGTCGAGGAGGGCCTGGCCGCACTCAGCTGCGGCGCGTTCCACATCCGCTCGGCCGGCCGGGTCTACTTCAACACCACCCCGCTCGGCCGCGCGGTCACCGGCACCCTGCTGGTCCGCGCCATGCTCGAGGACGACGTCCAGATCTGGGGCGACGGCTCCACCTTCAAGGGCAACGACATCGAGCGGTTCTACCGCTACGGCCTGCTCGCCAACCCGCAGCTGCGCATCTACAAGCCGTGGCTCGACTCGGCCTTCGTCACCGAGCTGGGTGGCCGCAAGGAGATGTCGGAGTGGCTGCAGGAGCACGGCCTCCCCTACCGCGACAGCACCGAGAAGGCCTACTCCACCGACGCCAACATCTGGGGCGCCACGCACGAGGCGAAAACCCTCGAGCACCTGGACACCGGCATCGAGACGGTGGACCCGATCATGGGCGTCCGGTTCTGGGACCCCGAGGTGGAGATCCCCGCCGAGGACGTCACCATCGGCTTCGACCAGGGTCGCCCGGTGAGCATCAACGGCAAGGAGTTCGGCAGCGCGGTCGAGCTGGTGATGGAGGCGAACGCGATCGGCGGGCGCCACGGCATGGGCATGTCGGACCAAATCGAGAACCGGGTGATCGAGGCCAAGAGCCGCGGCATCTACGAGGCCCCGGGCATGGCGCTGCTGCACGCGGCCTACGAGCGGCTGGTCAACGCCATCCACAACGAGGACACGCTGGCGCAGTACCACAACGAGGGCCGCCGCCTGGGCAGGCTGATGTACGAGGGCCGCTGGCTGGACCCGCAGGCGCTGATGGTGCGCGAGTCGCTCCAGCGCTGGGTCGGCACCGCGGTGATCGGCGAGGTGACGCTGCGGCTGCGGCGCGGGGACGACTACTCGATCCTCGACACCACCGGCCCGGCGTTCAGCTACCACCCGGACAAGCTGTCGATGGAGCGGACCGAGGACTCCGCCTTCGGCCCCGGCGACCGGATCGGCCAGCTCACCATGCGCAACCTGGACATCGCCGACTCGCGTGCCAAGCTGGAGCAGTACGCCGGGCTCGGCCTGGTCGGCAGCACGCACCCGAAGCTGATCGGGGCCGCGCAGGCGGCGTCGACCGGGCTGATCGGCGCGATGCCGGAGGGCGGCGCCGAGGCGATCGCCTCCCGCGGCCGCGCCTCCAGCGACGCGGTGCTGGACCGCGCCGCGATGGAGTTCGGCACCGACTGA
- a CDS encoding TetR-like C-terminal domain-containing protein encodes MAIIPAESTEFLLSAGLDLFLERGAEAFSIEQVARRLLRRLYGAIEDYPELAAAYRNQLGDHRDDARRAVLVQARDRGELPADTVPDGLLDVLAGAGWQHLATRPDTTSAAETEEFPRAMPGGELVIIGGHRGRRGPPAITISLFGWFVAVRGFLLIAVPNTVSSAVDATMLSPTALLLARLFFAGLAVMGLVVTYAGWFTHPRAPRAA; translated from the coding sequence GTGGCGATCATCCCGGCGGAGTCAACGGAATTTTTGCTGTCCGCCGGACTCGACCTGTTCCTCGAACGCGGCGCGGAGGCGTTCAGCATCGAGCAGGTGGCGCGCCGCCTGCTGCGACGGCTCTACGGCGCGATCGAGGACTATCCCGAGTTGGCCGCCGCCTACCGGAACCAGCTCGGCGACCACCGCGACGACGCCCGGCGGGCTGTGCTGGTGCAGGCGCGCGACCGCGGCGAACTGCCCGCCGACACCGTTCCGGACGGGCTGCTGGACGTCCTGGCCGGGGCGGGCTGGCAGCACCTGGCCACCCGGCCGGACACCACGTCGGCCGCCGAAACCGAGGAATTCCCGCGGGCGATGCCGGGCGGCGAGCTGGTGATCATCGGCGGGCACCGCGGCCGGCGGGGTCCGCCGGCGATCACGATCTCGCTGTTCGGCTGGTTCGTGGCGGTGCGAGGGTTCCTGCTGATCGCGGTGCCGAACACGGTGTCGTCCGCGGTCGACGCCACCATGCTCTCCCCGACGGCGCTGCTGCTGGCCCGCCTGTTCTTCGCTGGCCTGGCGGTGATGGGCCTGGTCGTCACCTATGCGGGCTGGTTCACCCATCCGCGAGCCCCTCGGGCCGCGTGA
- a CDS encoding aminoglycoside phosphotransferase family protein — translation MVVDGRAGIDAALVRRLIAAQFPHWRDLEVIPVEVDGWDNRTYRLGDTMTARLPTAEVYVAAVAKENEWLPRLAPALPVAVPRILGRGEPGEGYPFPWSIRGWLPGETAVPERLPDLPAFAVSVAEFIHALQRCDTTGGPLAGAHCFHRGTPPAHYDGETRRCLSKLDGQVDTARATRVWEAALEARYDGPPLWFHGDLAFGNLLVEHGKLVGVLDFGTSGVGDPACELVLAWTMLDDRARAAFREAVDQDEGMWARARGWALWKALLTLAADPARDDQREVIEKVLAEA, via the coding sequence ATGGTTGTTGATGGTCGTGCCGGGATCGACGCCGCGCTGGTCCGGCGCCTGATCGCCGCGCAGTTCCCGCACTGGCGGGACCTCGAAGTGATTCCGGTGGAGGTCGACGGCTGGGACAACCGGACCTACCGCCTCGGCGACACGATGACCGCCCGCCTGCCGACCGCCGAGGTCTACGTGGCCGCGGTGGCCAAGGAGAACGAGTGGCTGCCGCGGCTGGCGCCCGCGCTGCCGGTCGCCGTGCCGCGGATCCTCGGCCGGGGCGAACCAGGGGAGGGCTATCCCTTCCCGTGGTCGATCCGCGGCTGGCTACCCGGCGAGACCGCGGTACCCGAACGGCTCCCCGACCTGCCCGCGTTCGCCGTGTCGGTGGCCGAGTTCATCCATGCGCTCCAGCGCTGCGACACCACCGGCGGGCCGCTGGCCGGCGCGCACTGCTTCCACCGCGGCACCCCGCCCGCCCACTACGACGGGGAAACCCGGCGCTGTCTGTCCAAGTTGGACGGTCAGGTGGACACCGCGCGGGCGACCCGCGTCTGGGAAGCGGCGCTGGAAGCGCGCTACGACGGCCCGCCGCTGTGGTTCCACGGCGACCTCGCCTTCGGCAACCTGCTGGTGGAGCACGGAAAGCTGGTCGGGGTGCTCGACTTCGGCACCTCGGGCGTCGGTGATCCCGCCTGCGAACTGGTGCTCGCCTGGACGATGCTCGACGACCGCGCCCGCGCGGCCTTCCGCGAGGCGGTCGACCAGGACGAGGGCATGTGGGCGCGGGCCCGCGGCTGGGCGCTGTGGAAGGCCCTGCTCACGCTGGCCGCGGACCCGGCGAGGGACGACCAGCGGGAAGTGATCGAAAAGGTGCTCGCCGAAGCCTAG
- a CDS encoding glycosyltransferase family 39 protein, whose product MQTSAVAERPPEQALATAPELAWRQVSVVAGAVAALLLGTSWRYGFFGDELYFRAAGRHLGSGLADQPPLVPLVARAMDLLFGQSVIGTRLPIIALVVAGVFLSALIARELGGGKLAQLLTAGVFAVSPFFMYGAGHTLSTQSFDSFFWTLTGWLVLRWVRKRDDRLLLYAALVTAVGLQAKVMLAAFWIGIAIAVLLLGPRKMLLKKQLWLGAVVAAVVAVPFLLWQRAHDWPQAAMTEVVAKEIEAEGGGKETFFPVAFSYVAGPLGAVMLCIGVLALLFAPTLRPFRFYGLAAAGIIAVFWYNDGRSFYMAGLFVVCWAAAAVVIEQRGPKRAQVRWIAGPIYAVCGVLMLWGLPAGPPIWPLSHYANQPFSPANMQLEEFGWPHMVDAVERAYLAVPEAERATTTVLAGHYWQASALDEYGPERGLPEVHSPHRGYWYFGSPPETATTAIVVGFSPQDAESLFAEVKAVTLVDNGEQINNGTQGQAVFICRGPLRSWADAWQYMSPMQS is encoded by the coding sequence TTGCAGACCAGCGCGGTAGCCGAACGCCCACCGGAGCAGGCGCTCGCCACGGCACCGGAGCTGGCCTGGCGCCAGGTCTCGGTGGTCGCGGGCGCGGTCGCGGCCCTGCTGCTGGGGACCAGCTGGCGCTACGGGTTCTTCGGTGACGAGCTGTACTTCCGGGCCGCCGGGCGGCACCTGGGCAGCGGGCTGGCCGACCAGCCGCCGCTGGTCCCGCTGGTGGCCCGCGCGATGGACCTGCTCTTCGGCCAGTCCGTGATCGGCACCCGGCTGCCGATCATCGCGCTGGTCGTCGCCGGGGTGTTCCTGTCCGCGCTGATCGCCAGGGAACTCGGCGGCGGCAAGCTGGCGCAGCTGCTCACCGCCGGGGTGTTCGCCGTCTCGCCGTTCTTCATGTACGGCGCCGGGCACACGCTGTCCACCCAGTCCTTCGACTCGTTCTTCTGGACGCTGACCGGCTGGCTGGTGCTGCGCTGGGTCCGCAAGCGCGACGACCGGCTGCTGCTCTACGCCGCGCTGGTCACCGCCGTCGGGCTGCAGGCCAAGGTCATGCTGGCGGCGTTCTGGATCGGCATCGCGATCGCGGTGCTGCTGCTCGGCCCGCGCAAGATGCTGCTGAAGAAGCAGCTGTGGCTCGGCGCGGTCGTCGCCGCCGTGGTGGCGGTGCCGTTCCTGCTCTGGCAGCGTGCCCACGACTGGCCGCAGGCGGCGATGACCGAGGTGGTGGCCAAGGAGATCGAGGCGGAGGGCGGCGGCAAGGAGACCTTCTTCCCGGTCGCCTTCTCCTACGTCGCCGGGCCGCTGGGCGCGGTGATGCTGTGCATCGGGGTGCTGGCCCTGCTCTTCGCGCCGACGCTGCGGCCGTTCCGCTTCTACGGCCTCGCCGCGGCGGGCATCATCGCCGTGTTCTGGTACAACGACGGGCGCTCGTTCTACATGGCGGGGCTCTTCGTGGTGTGCTGGGCGGCCGCGGCGGTGGTGATCGAGCAGCGCGGGCCGAAGCGCGCGCAGGTGCGCTGGATCGCCGGGCCGATCTACGCGGTGTGCGGGGTGCTCATGCTGTGGGGCCTGCCCGCCGGGCCGCCGATCTGGCCGCTGTCGCACTACGCGAACCAGCCGTTCAGCCCGGCGAACATGCAACTGGAGGAGTTCGGCTGGCCGCACATGGTGGACGCGGTGGAACGCGCCTACCTCGCGGTGCCGGAAGCCGAACGCGCCACCACCACCGTGCTCGCCGGGCACTACTGGCAGGCCAGCGCGCTCGACGAGTACGGCCCGGAGCGCGGCCTGCCCGAGGTGCACAGCCCGCACCGGGGTTACTGGTACTTCGGCAGCCCGCCGGAAACGGCCACCACCGCGATCGTCGTCGGTTTCTCCCCGCAGGACGCCGAATCCCTGTTCGCCGAGGTGAAGGCGGTGACGCTGGTGGACAACGGCGAGCAGATCAACAACGGCACGCAGGGGCAGGCCGTGTTCATCTGCCGGGGCCCGCTGCGGTCGTGGGCGGACGCCTGGCAGTACATGAGCCCGATGCAGTCGTAG
- a CDS encoding TRAP transporter large permease subunit, with the protein MGVAVWALVTYIVVIVVWNAVLKRNIGEAMVLGFVVVCLFGGTEALSLAAAGIADAAAEEVVFAALAFVFMGYLLTELGLIDRQVTLLNAVFGRMRGGSGYVSTAASALLGGPAGSGSGIAASVGSVTIPWMVRSNWRPELAASLVAGNAGLGISIPPSSSMFLLLGSAAVAPVLTADQLLVGAFVGGSWTVLYRFLVVFIWVRRHKIGRVEPEGILPFRTAWRQGWTSLLVYAGIAIPVFLTVETGQKLLEGWIGEDAAGEISIVVWIPVLMIIGTLLVAWRRLPRTGRGWNELLGAMAPKYAIIGATLFFAFAAAACLGELGLVAELTGLMERIDAPAVVIATLVGLLIVIISAPLTGTATIAAVGGVSFSALVAAGVPPVAAAVAILIFASTEGASPPGAAPIYIASGIAGVDPARMFVRLILWFVLPVLLIGVLVAVGVLPLFA; encoded by the coding sequence ATGGGCGTCGCCGTCTGGGCGCTGGTCACCTACATCGTTGTCATCGTGGTCTGGAACGCCGTCCTCAAGCGCAACATCGGCGAGGCCATGGTGCTGGGCTTCGTGGTGGTCTGCCTGTTCGGCGGGACCGAAGCGCTTTCGCTGGCCGCGGCGGGGATCGCCGACGCCGCCGCCGAAGAGGTCGTGTTCGCCGCACTCGCGTTCGTCTTCATGGGCTACCTGCTCACCGAACTGGGCCTGATCGACCGCCAGGTCACCCTGCTCAACGCCGTGTTCGGCCGGATGCGCGGGGGTTCCGGGTACGTCTCGACGGCCGCCTCCGCGCTGCTCGGCGGACCGGCGGGCTCGGGGTCCGGCATCGCCGCCTCGGTCGGCTCGGTGACCATTCCGTGGATGGTCCGCTCGAACTGGCGGCCCGAACTGGCGGCCAGCCTGGTCGCGGGCAACGCCGGACTGGGCATCTCGATCCCGCCCAGCTCGTCGATGTTCCTGCTGCTCGGCTCGGCCGCGGTGGCCCCGGTGCTGACCGCCGACCAGCTGCTCGTCGGCGCCTTCGTCGGTGGTTCGTGGACGGTGCTCTACCGGTTCCTGGTGGTGTTCATCTGGGTGCGCAGGCACAAGATCGGCCGGGTGGAGCCCGAGGGCATCCTGCCGTTCCGGACCGCGTGGCGGCAGGGCTGGACCTCGCTGCTGGTCTACGCGGGCATCGCCATCCCGGTGTTCCTCACCGTCGAAACCGGGCAGAAGCTGCTCGAAGGCTGGATCGGCGAGGACGCGGCCGGCGAGATCAGCATCGTGGTCTGGATCCCGGTGCTGATGATCATCGGCACCCTGCTGGTCGCCTGGCGGCGGCTGCCGCGCACCGGCCGCGGCTGGAACGAGCTGCTCGGCGCGATGGCCCCGAAGTACGCGATCATCGGCGCCACCCTGTTCTTCGCCTTCGCCGCGGCGGCCTGCCTCGGCGAACTCGGCCTGGTCGCCGAGCTGACCGGGCTGATGGAACGCATCGACGCGCCGGCCGTGGTGATCGCCACGCTGGTCGGGCTGCTGATCGTGATCATCTCGGCGCCGCTGACCGGGACCGCGACCATCGCCGCGGTCGGCGGGGTGAGCTTCAGCGCGCTGGTCGCCGCCGGGGTACCGCCGGTCGCGGCGGCGGTGGCCATCCTGATCTTCGCCTCCACCGAGGGCGCCTCACCACCGGGCGCGGCGCCGATCTACATCGCCAGCGGCATCGCCGGGGTGGACCCGGCCCGGATGTTCGTCCGGCTGATCCTCTGGTTCGTGCTGCCCGTCCTGCTCATCGGCGTGCTGGTCGCCGTCGGTGTGCTGCCCCTCTTCGCCTGA
- a CDS encoding CoA ester lyase, translating to MNAPLTWLYVPGDRPERFEKAAASGADVVLIDLEDAVAPADKDTARATVAEYLSQPHDGPPRHVRIGDLGDLAALAGLPGLGGLRLPKVESTAQLDALDNLLPAGFRVHVLIESARGLAAMDEIAAHPRTAGLGLGEQDLASALALTASDALDHLRLRAVLAAAVAGLPAPAMSVHANVRDDDGLLHSTRRGRELGMFGRSVIHPRQIPVVRRAFAPSEQEVARARAVVQAAEAAGARGAIALPDGTFVDQPIVDRARRVLELAARLAA from the coding sequence GTGAACGCGCCGCTGACCTGGCTCTACGTCCCCGGTGACCGGCCCGAACGGTTCGAAAAAGCCGCCGCGAGCGGGGCCGACGTCGTGCTCATCGACCTGGAGGACGCCGTCGCGCCCGCGGACAAGGACACCGCACGCGCGACCGTGGCCGAATACCTGTCCCAGCCGCACGACGGGCCGCCGCGGCACGTGCGGATCGGCGACCTCGGCGATCTCGCCGCGCTGGCCGGGTTGCCCGGGCTCGGCGGTCTCCGCCTGCCGAAGGTGGAATCGACCGCCCAGCTCGACGCGCTGGACAACCTGCTGCCCGCGGGTTTCCGCGTGCACGTGCTGATCGAGTCGGCGCGCGGGCTCGCCGCCATGGACGAGATCGCCGCCCACCCCCGCACCGCCGGTCTCGGCCTGGGGGAACAGGACCTGGCTTCGGCGCTGGCGCTCACCGCGTCCGACGCGCTGGACCACCTGCGACTGCGCGCGGTGCTCGCCGCCGCGGTCGCGGGACTTCCCGCACCGGCCATGTCGGTGCACGCCAACGTCCGGGACGACGACGGGCTGCTGCACAGCACCCGGCGCGGCCGGGAACTCGGCATGTTCGGCCGCTCGGTCATCCACCCCCGGCAGATCCCGGTGGTGCGGCGGGCCTTCGCGCCGAGCGAGCAGGAGGTGGCCAGGGCGCGCGCCGTGGTCCAGGCCGCCGAAGCAGCCGGCGCCCGCGGGGCGATCGCCCTGCCCGACGGCACCTTCGTCGACCAGCCCATCGTCGACCGCGCACGCCGCGTCCTCGAGCTGGCCGCACGCCTGGCCGCCTGA